One Sparus aurata chromosome 23, fSpaAur1.1, whole genome shotgun sequence genomic window, TGATCTCCGCAGTAGATCAACACAGCGGGTGTGGTGAAGCGGGTCGATGGTCCAGTCCAGCCCCTCCTTGTGCACACGTTGTGTTGACACTCCTGGTGGGAGGCTTTTGTGTTGTAATGTGTCATCATGATGCCGACAGTGAGCTGTGGAATTTACCTGCCCGCCCTTCATCCTGCTGCCATGTTTGCTTtatgcagatgtgtgtttgtgaaggcTCAGGTGGCTCGGAGAGGAAGTCTATCAGTTCAGCTGATACGACGCTGAATTGCGATGAGGGAGCCGCTCACGAGGTCAACACTTCTAACAGATTTTAATGAAACCTGTCAGAATAGGGAATCAGTCATCCCAGCTACTGATGATAAAGAGTGACAGATGATTCTTATTTCCATATTGATAGAATGTTTTCTGTGATTTGATGCAGGTGAGTcccttctctctgctctcacgCTGTGGGGTTCAGTGGTTAACCCTCCGTCCGTAGTTGTTATTGCCTCGGTCATCCTCCATCGCTTTATCCAGCCAGTCTCTGTCCTGCTCGGACTCGGAGTCGCTGGCTTCGCTTGCATCGGCCGCCAGAAGGCGGGAATAGTTAATCCTGCGCTGCTGAGGGGCcttccactgcagcagaggcagaCACACGCACCACAGCATCAGACCCAGCGCCACCCCTCTGAACAGCCACCTCAGCCCGAACCTCTGGACCACAAACCCTCCGGCGAAGCTCCCCAGCCCGCTCCCCAGGTGTAGAGAGAGTGAACTGTAGATCCTCCTCACGCTCCGCTCAGCGCCCGGCGTGGCCACATCCTCGCACTGCACCTTCACGGCCCACCAGAGGGCTCCGCCGCTGAAACAGCTGAACACCTGAGCGGGCGCCGCAGCCCACGGCCCCCACAGGAAGGAGTAGTAAAAGCACTGTGAAGCGAGACAGGCTGCCCCAACGGTGAGCACCCTCCCCGGGCTGAGGAGCTTGGACACTCTGCCTGCCAGCAGAGGGAAGGCGGCCTGCGAGAGCAGAGCGAGGGCGAGAGACAGCCCCATGTGGAGCTCGCTGCTGCCGTGATCCTGCATCTCCCACAGGAGGAAGTTATCCACGGCCGAGCTCGCCACCCCGACCAGCAGGGTGGTGAAGGCGCAGAGCAGGGCGCGGGGGGAGCCGCGCACCAGCTGGACGGCTTTGAGGAGCCCGTTGGCCCTGTCTCGCTTTTTGTTCAGGTAGAGGGGGAGGTAGGCCGCCACGGGGAGGGCCAGGACCGCCACACCGGCGTAACAGTAGAAATGCACCGTGCTCCTGGGCGTCTGATCGATTATCAGACAGCTCAGCCGGCTGACCAGCAACCCTGCGCCTCCGACCCCACACGCTGCTCCGAGCAAACCCCACACCCTGGTGCTGCTGTAGCGGTCCGAGGCATCGGCGTAGTCTAGATACTCATGCAGGCCGTCATCCGCCGTCCACTCCAGAGGGGCTGATGTACACTCCCACACCGACACGATGATGAGTATCAAGAAGAAGAGCTGGTGCTGAGGGTCCATCAC contains:
- the mfsd6l gene encoding major facilitator superfamily domain-containing protein 6-like, with the protein product MKRNKQIDVTRALALAGTFNFLSCCARACLLPFLTLYFRQLGLTPAMTGLVVGTRHLITLVWSPVASLLSKRYNKRRVVIILALVCSPTVALVLQLIPPTDVQQTGTCNMSATRSGPTQSQDGNLLVSSVRPATLWTRTLPEVNTTVVSQPAVTFPAETSPDAESAHVVTNETSLSQREEGESHPQLSQENTSVVVNSSLAEPKNMLQTTVSVAAPVRNKRSKSAPGEGEVEDGRFDFLGSLKVMDPQHQLFFLILIIVSVWECTSAPLEWTADDGLHEYLDYADASDRYSSTRVWGLLGAACGVGGAGLLVSRLSCLIIDQTPRSTVHFYCYAGVAVLALPVAAYLPLYLNKKRDRANGLLKAVQLVRGSPRALLCAFTTLLVGVASSAVDNFLLWEMQDHGSSELHMGLSLALALLSQAAFPLLAGRVSKLLSPGRVLTVGAACLASQCFYYSFLWGPWAAAPAQVFSCFSGGALWWAVKVQCEDVATPGAERSVRRIYSSLSLHLGSGLGSFAGGFVVQRFGLRWLFRGVALGLMLWCVCLPLLQWKAPQQRRINYSRLLAADASEASDSESEQDRDWLDKAMEDDRGNNNYGRRVNH